In Paenibacillus larvae subsp. larvae, the following proteins share a genomic window:
- a CDS encoding metallophosphoesterase family protein, translating to MRVGIVSDTHLYGKRTGLPGALIEGLQGVELILHAGDWISVEIVEAMEKIAPVESVAGNNDGLDIIERFGRQKMLELAGYRIGLIHGDGYRGTTEQRAFQAFSQDKPDAVIFGHSHIPYMEKREGILLFNPGSPTDKRRQPRYSFGIMELGSTMEAWHVYFDSKE from the coding sequence GTGCGTGTAGGCATCGTTTCAGATACACATTTATACGGGAAAAGGACAGGCCTTCCAGGTGCTCTCATTGAAGGTCTTCAGGGAGTGGAACTGATTCTTCATGCGGGGGACTGGATATCTGTAGAGATTGTAGAGGCTATGGAGAAGATCGCTCCGGTGGAATCTGTTGCAGGAAACAATGACGGTTTGGACATTATTGAAAGGTTCGGACGCCAAAAAATGCTGGAACTGGCCGGATACAGAATCGGTCTTATCCATGGGGACGGCTACCGGGGGACTACGGAACAGCGGGCGTTTCAAGCTTTTTCCCAAGACAAGCCTGATGCAGTGATATTTGGCCATTCACACATTCCTTATATGGAGAAGAGGGAAGGAATCCTGTTGTTCAATCCCGGATCACCGACGGACAAACGGCGCCAGCCCAGGTATTCGTTTGGAATCATGGAACTGGGCAGCACCATGGAAGCCTGGCATGTATATTTTGACAGTAAAGAATAA
- a CDS encoding PTS sugar transporter subunit IIB, producing the protein MIRFLVVCTNGLGTSLMIRLNLQTVLAEIGLPEDIEHTDVSSVHLYQPEVIIGDDSVVDSIRGRTEAELISLAHVADRAELKQAILSSTSIQHVLK; encoded by the coding sequence ATGATCCGTTTTCTTGTTGTTTGTACCAACGGGTTGGGGACAAGCCTGATGATTCGTCTCAATCTTCAAACTGTTTTGGCTGAAATAGGCCTGCCGGAGGATATTGAGCATACCGATGTATCCTCTGTGCATTTATACCAGCCGGAAGTTATTATCGGTGACGACTCTGTTGTGGATTCCATCCGGGGCCGGACGGAAGCTGAGCTGATTTCATTAGCTCATGTTGCGGACCGCGCCGAGCTGAAACAGGCTATTCTTTCAAGCACTTCCATTCAACATGTCTTGAAGTAA
- a CDS encoding PTS sugar transporter subunit IIA, translated as MLLTAIELTVPIPIPVIRVSPLLSAEDQEKIAAFLGQPVISQDTGADTIQTVNRIMRVVDQHAVIQDRNRLLEELLLLFEGGNSHEDNVPALTELLPLRSICLAANPGSWEDAMRKGNALLRERGLTSMQYEEKLIEMVRTQKHHFIISEGAVFPHASMEDGVYQTGLSLITFKELLPFGPSGHPVWLMITLAAADKQRHIKALSTLLDILNDPELVAKVKTVNQAELLWQWMKGKEGHP; from the coding sequence TTGCTGCTAACCGCTATTGAACTGACAGTACCCATTCCGATCCCGGTTATCCGGGTATCACCTTTGCTTTCAGCCGAAGATCAGGAGAAGATCGCAGCTTTTCTTGGCCAGCCTGTTATTTCCCAGGATACAGGAGCGGATACGATCCAGACGGTAAACCGGATTATGCGGGTGGTAGATCAGCATGCCGTTATCCAGGACCGGAACCGTCTTCTTGAGGAACTCCTTCTGCTGTTTGAAGGAGGAAACTCACATGAAGATAATGTACCTGCTCTTACGGAATTGCTTCCTCTTCGTTCCATCTGCCTTGCAGCTAATCCCGGAAGCTGGGAAGATGCCATGCGTAAAGGGAATGCCCTGCTAAGAGAACGAGGGCTGACAAGCATGCAATATGAAGAAAAATTAATTGAAATGGTGCGCACACAAAAACATCACTTTATTATCAGCGAAGGTGCTGTATTTCCTCATGCTTCAATGGAAGATGGCGTATATCAAACGGGGCTTAGCCTGATTACGTTTAAGGAGCTCTTGCCTTTCGGCCCCTCGGGGCATCCTGTATGGCTTATGATAACATTGGCGGCTGCCGATAAACAAAGACATATTAAAGCTTTATCTACCTTGCTGGATATTCTGAATGATCCAGAGCTTGTAGCTAAAGTGAAAACGGTTAACCAGGCCGAACTATTGTGGCAATGGATGAAAGGAAAGGAGGGACATCCATGA
- a CDS encoding PRD domain-containing protein produces the protein MPEEETGYITRHILGAQREHESDEENTNWMRLSKEPIYRVEKELGHPLQLTEQVMHGLGVHLKPAMYRAKFNIQTDNPLLHQLEEEYGDLFELVAGVVERIMKPKGVSFSREEVGYIVLHICAGLSPTVQ, from the coding sequence GTGCCGGAAGAAGAAACCGGATATATCACCCGGCACATTTTGGGGGCTCAAAGAGAGCATGAATCCGATGAAGAAAATACAAACTGGATGAGGCTGTCCAAAGAACCGATCTACCGGGTTGAAAAGGAACTGGGGCATCCTTTGCAGCTAACGGAGCAGGTTATGCACGGGCTTGGGGTACATTTGAAACCGGCGATGTATAGGGCAAAATTTAACATCCAGACAGACAATCCATTGCTGCATCAGCTGGAAGAAGAGTACGGAGACTTGTTTGAACTAGTGGCCGGCGTAGTGGAGCGTATAATGAAACCGAAAGGGGTATCCTTTAGCCGGGAAGAGGTTGGTTATATCGTCCTTCATATTTGTGCAGGGCTAAGTCCGACGGTACAGTGA